The Halobellus sp. MBLA0158 genome has a window encoding:
- a CDS encoding DUF7260 family protein — protein MPDIAAAVEDLTAARRRVRDEHRATEKQRRGFEQFRRVVVETDPVSVGGAERALSAGEATAAAATTDDRCRRVRSAFEEQVAPHVDGEAAADVRTALASELSAEVAIALASEGGGNRFTEPLQRAILTHVEQRLAESDVMLRTLDRERASLDDAVETLKSVRGSLPAADAATVILADDETLWKRRRRIESLEADLEAAIEARQSTLDSVTASEVKAGIGHDTVVEYLFGDRETTYPALDALLRGVRECQRRRDRFDEALDDETSGR, from the coding sequence ATGCCCGACATCGCCGCCGCCGTCGAGGACCTGACCGCCGCGCGGCGACGCGTCCGCGACGAGCACCGCGCGACAGAGAAGCAGCGCCGCGGGTTCGAGCAGTTCCGCCGGGTCGTCGTCGAGACCGACCCCGTCTCGGTCGGGGGCGCCGAGCGCGCGCTCTCGGCCGGCGAGGCGACGGCCGCGGCCGCGACGACCGACGACCGGTGCCGCCGGGTCCGCTCGGCCTTCGAAGAGCAGGTCGCCCCGCACGTCGACGGCGAGGCGGCCGCCGACGTCCGCACCGCGCTCGCCAGCGAACTGAGCGCGGAGGTCGCGATCGCGCTCGCCAGCGAGGGCGGCGGCAACCGCTTCACCGAGCCCCTCCAGCGCGCCATCCTCACCCACGTCGAACAGCGGCTCGCCGAGAGCGACGTGATGCTGCGGACGCTGGACCGCGAGCGCGCCTCCCTCGACGACGCCGTCGAGACGCTGAAGTCGGTCCGGGGGTCGCTGCCGGCGGCGGACGCCGCGACGGTGATCCTCGCGGACGACGAGACGCTGTGGAAGCGCCGCCGGCGGATCGAGTCCCTCGAAGCCGACCTCGAAGCGGCGATCGAGGCGCGCCAGTCGACGCTGGATTCGGTGACCGCGAGCGAGGTGAAGGCCGGGATCGGCCACGACACGGTCGTCGAGTACCTCTTCGGCGACCGCGAGACGACCTATCCCGCCCTCGACGCGCTCCTCCGGGGCGTCCGCGAGTGCCAGCGTCGTCGGGATCGCTTCGACGAGGCCCTCGACGACGAGACCTCGGGCCGCTGA
- a CDS encoding non-histone chromosomal MC1 family protein, protein MVREDGKRNFVMLEDGEKTKQFTGRMPRQAALKAARRLEGYESYGSEDEAKEDPTEIRLLERGTDRVHIYDAWAWHDSAPDDKPGWMQDNEVSTVTRGNVSKQGIEHIDK, encoded by the coding sequence ATGGTACGCGAGGACGGCAAGCGGAACTTCGTGATGCTCGAAGACGGCGAAAAGACCAAGCAGTTCACCGGTCGGATGCCGCGACAGGCGGCCCTGAAGGCGGCCCGTCGGCTCGAAGGCTACGAGTCCTACGGGTCCGAGGACGAGGCCAAGGAGGATCCGACGGAGATCAGACTGCTCGAACGAGGGACCGACCGAGTCCACATCTACGACGCCTGGGCCTGGCACGACAGCGCGCCGGACGACAAACCGGGGTGGATGCAGGACAACGAGGTGTCGACAGTCACTCGGGGCAACGTCTCGAAGCAGGGGATCGAACACATCGACAAGTAG
- a CDS encoding zinc-dependent alcohol dehydrogenase family protein: protein MRAAVYHGPRDVRVEDVPEPELDEPTDAVVRVTHTAVCGSDLWFYRGDSDRETGSLIGHEPMGIVEAVGDDVRSVEPGDRVFAPFKASCGTCEFCRKGLHTSCVNGDGWGGDNGGAQGEKIRCPHADGTLVRVPDRYADDEDALRSLLPLTDVMGTGHHAVVSAGVEAGDTCVVVGDGAVGLCAVLAARRLGAERIVAVGHHEDRLALAEEFGATDVVGERGEAATERVLELTNGGANHVAECVGAASSMETAVEVCRPGGTVGYVGVPHGLDGGLDLFSFFGDNIGLRGGVAPVRAYAEDLMADVLQGTLDPAPIFTKTVDLENVAEGYRAMDEREAIKVLVEVGE, encoded by the coding sequence ATGCGCGCAGCAGTGTATCACGGCCCCCGCGACGTCCGGGTCGAGGACGTGCCCGAACCGGAACTCGACGAGCCGACCGACGCCGTCGTCCGCGTGACCCACACGGCGGTCTGCGGGTCGGACCTGTGGTTCTACCGCGGCGACAGCGACCGCGAGACGGGATCCCTGATCGGTCACGAGCCGATGGGGATCGTCGAGGCCGTCGGCGACGACGTCCGCTCGGTCGAGCCGGGCGACCGCGTCTTCGCGCCGTTCAAGGCGAGCTGCGGCACCTGTGAGTTCTGTCGGAAGGGCCTGCATACCTCCTGTGTCAACGGCGACGGCTGGGGCGGCGACAACGGCGGCGCGCAGGGCGAGAAGATCCGCTGTCCCCACGCCGACGGGACGCTCGTCCGCGTACCGGACCGCTACGCCGACGACGAGGACGCGCTCCGCTCGCTGTTACCCCTCACGGACGTGATGGGGACGGGCCACCACGCGGTCGTCAGCGCCGGCGTCGAGGCGGGCGACACCTGCGTCGTCGTCGGCGACGGCGCCGTCGGGCTGTGTGCGGTGCTCGCGGCGCGCCGCCTGGGCGCCGAGCGGATCGTCGCCGTCGGCCACCACGAGGACCGGCTCGCGCTCGCCGAGGAGTTCGGCGCCACGGACGTCGTCGGAGAGCGCGGCGAGGCCGCGACAGAGCGCGTCCTGGAGCTGACGAACGGCGGCGCGAACCACGTCGCCGAGTGCGTCGGCGCCGCCTCCTCGATGGAGACCGCCGTCGAGGTCTGCCGGCCGGGCGGCACCGTCGGCTACGTGGGCGTCCCCCACGGCCTCGACGGCGGCCTCGATCTGTTCTCGTTCTTCGGCGACAATATCGGCCTCCGGGGCGGCGTCGCGCCCGTCCGCGCGTACGCGGAGGACCTGATGGCCGACGTCCTCCAAGGCACGCTCGATCCCGCGCCGATCTTCACGAAGACCGTCGACCTGGAGAACGTCGCCGAGGGCTACCGCGCGATGGACGAGCGCGAGGCGATCAAGGTGCTCGTCGAGGTCGGCGAGTGA
- a CDS encoding VOC family protein → MSDETPVTADRPDSPIHTTGTDHITIWGSNEEDTVAFYRDLLGMPLVLRQPNLDDPSQTHLFFDTGDGRILTVFVGDRASNRGPQRGGTGSVHHLCFSVAPEDFEDVAQALDDHNRQYNVFDRGIFFSLYTHDNNGLVIELSTDKYDIPDDRRGEVLAKAQELRVEDGADYAQDEHMKAALEELGLDATAYDLPDAASGVGGVE, encoded by the coding sequence ATGAGCGACGAGACGCCAGTCACCGCAGACCGGCCCGACAGCCCGATCCACACGACCGGGACCGACCACATCACGATCTGGGGGAGCAACGAGGAAGACACCGTCGCGTTCTACCGCGACCTCCTGGGGATGCCGCTCGTCCTCCGCCAGCCCAACCTCGACGACCCCTCGCAGACCCACCTCTTCTTCGATACCGGCGACGGCCGCATCCTGACGGTGTTCGTCGGCGACCGCGCCTCCAACCGCGGCCCCCAGCGCGGCGGCACCGGCTCGGTCCACCACCTCTGTTTCAGCGTCGCCCCCGAGGACTTCGAGGACGTCGCGCAGGCGCTCGACGACCACAACCGTCAGTACAACGTCTTCGACCGCGGGATCTTCTTTTCGCTCTACACCCACGACAACAACGGCCTCGTGATCGAACTGTCGACCGACAAGTACGACATCCCCGACGACCGCCGCGGCGAGGTGCTCGCGAAGGCTCAAGAGCTCCGCGTCGAAGACGGCGCCGACTACGCGCAGGACGAGCACATGAAGGCCGCCCTGGAGGAACTCGGCCTCGACGCGACCGCCTACGACCTCCCCGACGCGGCCTCGGGCGTCGGCGGCGTCGAGTGA
- a CDS encoding quinone-dependent dihydroorotate dehydrogenase: MGDAVIRSAYRAAGPVLFSLPAETAHRLVHRGLRAVQHTPAEDALRRRLAVDDDRLRVEAFGESFPNPVGVAAGFDKNAELPAVLGALGFGHVEVGGVTARAQPGNPRPRMFRLVEDRAIVNRMGLNNEGADAVGERLRIGPNPGIPVGVNVALSEATDADDAPEDYRYTYEQVADSADYLAVNVSCPNSEGMRELQNRDSLEAILGELVDAGAAPLLVKLSPDLPEPAIEDALAVVDDFDLDGVIATNTTTDRPEGLRSPNRAEKGGLSGAPIEDRATEMVRFVAERTDAPVVGVGGVSDAAGAYAKIRAGASLVQLYTGLVYEGPTLARDINEELLELLDRDGFDRIKDAVGADL, from the coding sequence GTGGGCGACGCCGTGATCCGATCGGCCTACCGCGCGGCCGGACCAGTTCTGTTCTCGCTGCCCGCCGAGACCGCCCACCGGCTCGTCCACCGCGGACTGCGAGCCGTCCAGCACACCCCGGCCGAGGACGCGCTCCGGCGGCGACTCGCCGTCGACGACGACCGCCTGCGGGTCGAGGCGTTCGGCGAGTCCTTTCCCAATCCGGTCGGCGTCGCCGCCGGCTTCGACAAGAACGCCGAACTCCCCGCGGTCCTCGGCGCGCTCGGCTTCGGCCACGTCGAGGTCGGCGGCGTCACCGCCCGCGCACAGCCCGGCAATCCCCGTCCGCGGATGTTCCGCCTCGTCGAAGACCGGGCGATCGTCAACCGGATGGGCCTCAACAACGAGGGCGCCGACGCCGTCGGCGAGCGGCTTCGGATCGGCCCCAATCCGGGGATCCCCGTCGGCGTCAACGTCGCGCTCTCGGAGGCGACCGACGCCGACGACGCTCCCGAGGACTACCGTTACACGTACGAACAGGTGGCCGACAGCGCCGACTACCTCGCGGTCAACGTCTCCTGTCCGAACAGCGAGGGGATGCGCGAACTCCAGAACCGCGACTCCCTAGAGGCGATCCTCGGCGAACTCGTCGACGCCGGCGCCGCGCCCCTCCTGGTGAAGCTCTCGCCGGACCTCCCCGAGCCGGCGATCGAGGACGCCCTCGCGGTCGTCGACGACTTCGACCTCGACGGCGTCATCGCCACCAACACGACGACCGACCGGCCCGAGGGCCTCCGGAGCCCCAACCGGGCCGAGAAGGGCGGGCTCTCGGGCGCGCCGATCGAGGACCGTGCGACCGAGATGGTGCGGTTCGTCGCCGAGCGCACGGACGCCCCCGTCGTCGGCGTCGGTGGGGTCTCCGACGCCGCGGGCGCGTACGCGAAGATCCGTGCGGGCGCGAGCCTCGTCCAGCTCTACACCGGCCTGGTCTACGAGGGCCCGACGCTCGCACGCGACATCAACGAGGAACTGCTCGAACTGCTGGACCGGGACGGCTTCGACCGGATCAAGGACGCGGTCGGCGCGGACCTGTAA
- a CDS encoding HVO_2142 family zinc finger protein yields MSIQRPSGVDSEWCPDCGEEMAFSGVQPAGYAQFFCEQCRYRRDTFVGEAAD; encoded by the coding sequence ATGTCGATTCAGCGGCCGTCCGGCGTCGATTCGGAGTGGTGCCCCGACTGCGGCGAGGAGATGGCGTTCAGCGGCGTCCAGCCCGCGGGCTACGCACAGTTCTTCTGCGAGCAGTGTCGCTATCGGCGGGACACCTTCGTCGGCGAGGCGGCCGACTAA
- a CDS encoding valine--tRNA ligase, giving the protein MPSGEYDPDTVEAKWQDRWVDDETYAYEGAADPDTAFSIDSPPPTVSGSLHWGHVYGFTLQDFVARFNRMRGKEVYFPFGYDDNGIASERLAEDELDVRHQDYERREFQRMTQEVCAEYEAEFTEKMQDLGISIDWNQTYQTISPEVRRISQLSFIDLYEQGREYRQRAPAIWCPECETAISQVETEDDEQPSHFHDIAFEVVGSGDEDEEAFTISTTRPELLPACVAVFVHPDDDENQYLVGETARIPLFDQEVPILEDERVDMETGSGVVMCCTFGDQTDIEWYQAHDLDLRIAIDESGTLTDVAGEYEGLSSEEAREAIVEDLDDAGALLDRWEITHTVNVHERCGTGVEFLVKDQWYVELLDKREEYLQAGREMDWYPEKMFTRYRNWIEGLQWDWSISRQRSSGIPFPVWYCAECDEPVLAEKENLPVDPLSDEPPVDACPECGHDEFEPEDDVFDTWATSSLTPLINAGWDWDGEAEEFTFENPELYQFDLRPQGHDIISFWLFHTVVKCYEHTGEVPFDSVMINGMVLDENREKMSKSKGNIVAPDEVVSKYPVDAARYWAAGSAVGDDLPYSEKGLRAGEKLLRKLWNASKLVESLTDEAPEDFDHDDLAALDRWLLAELDREIERLTERFADREFSKARDGLRGFFWHTFCDDYLEIAKQRVRDGGDPSAAYTLEVAHRRFLKLFAPILAHATEELWHDMHGDGSVHRTEWPEPLGVDADFAAGETAMAVVGALRKYKSDEQLPMNAALDRVEIWGDVSGFEDDISGVMHVEELATLDERPAVESVVTGVDLDYSLVGPEFGSQVPDIEAAIEAGDYEVVDGELHAAGAELGAEMFEIEEERQYLGEGEMVEAGDAIVVVHNEA; this is encoded by the coding sequence ATGCCGAGCGGAGAATACGACCCCGACACCGTCGAGGCGAAGTGGCAAGACCGGTGGGTCGACGACGAGACCTACGCCTACGAGGGCGCCGCAGACCCCGACACCGCCTTCTCGATCGACTCGCCGCCGCCGACGGTATCGGGGAGCCTCCACTGGGGCCACGTCTACGGCTTCACGCTCCAGGACTTCGTCGCGCGCTTCAACCGGATGCGCGGCAAGGAGGTCTACTTCCCGTTCGGCTACGACGACAACGGCATCGCCTCCGAGCGCCTCGCCGAGGACGAACTCGACGTGCGCCACCAGGACTACGAGCGCCGGGAGTTCCAGCGGATGACCCAGGAGGTCTGCGCCGAGTACGAGGCCGAGTTCACAGAGAAGATGCAGGACCTCGGCATCTCGATCGACTGGAACCAGACCTACCAGACCATCTCGCCGGAGGTCCGGCGCATCTCCCAGCTCTCCTTCATCGACCTCTACGAGCAGGGTCGGGAGTACCGCCAGCGCGCGCCGGCGATCTGGTGTCCCGAGTGCGAGACGGCGATCTCGCAGGTCGAGACCGAAGACGACGAGCAGCCGAGTCACTTCCACGACATCGCCTTCGAGGTCGTCGGCAGCGGTGACGAGGACGAAGAGGCGTTCACCATCTCGACGACGCGGCCCGAACTCCTCCCCGCCTGCGTCGCGGTCTTCGTCCACCCCGACGACGACGAGAATCAGTACCTCGTCGGCGAGACCGCGCGGATCCCGCTGTTCGACCAGGAGGTCCCGATCCTCGAAGACGAGCGCGTCGATATGGAGACGGGCTCGGGCGTCGTGATGTGCTGTACCTTCGGCGACCAGACCGACATCGAGTGGTACCAGGCCCACGACCTCGACCTCCGGATCGCGATCGACGAGTCGGGGACGCTGACCGACGTCGCCGGCGAGTACGAGGGGCTCTCTTCGGAGGAGGCCCGCGAGGCCATCGTCGAGGACCTCGACGACGCGGGCGCGCTCTTGGACCGCTGGGAGATCACCCACACCGTGAACGTCCACGAGCGCTGCGGCACCGGGGTCGAGTTCCTCGTCAAGGACCAGTGGTACGTCGAACTGCTGGACAAGCGCGAGGAGTACCTCCAGGCCGGCCGGGAGATGGACTGGTACCCCGAGAAGATGTTTACCCGGTACCGAAACTGGATCGAGGGCCTCCAGTGGGACTGGTCGATCTCCCGCCAGCGCTCCTCGGGTATTCCGTTCCCGGTCTGGTACTGCGCCGAGTGCGACGAGCCGGTGCTGGCCGAGAAGGAGAACCTCCCGGTCGACCCGCTGAGCGACGAGCCGCCCGTCGACGCCTGTCCCGAGTGCGGCCACGATGAGTTCGAGCCCGAGGACGACGTCTTCGACACGTGGGCGACGTCGTCGCTGACGCCGCTGATCAACGCCGGGTGGGACTGGGACGGCGAGGCCGAGGAGTTCACCTTCGAGAACCCCGAGCTCTACCAGTTCGACCTCCGGCCGCAGGGCCACGACATCATCTCCTTTTGGCTCTTCCACACCGTCGTCAAGTGCTACGAGCACACCGGCGAGGTGCCGTTCGACAGCGTGATGATAAACGGGATGGTCCTCGACGAGAACCGCGAGAAGATGTCCAAGTCGAAGGGCAACATCGTCGCGCCCGACGAGGTCGTCTCGAAGTATCCGGTCGACGCGGCGCGCTACTGGGCCGCGGGCTCGGCCGTCGGCGACGACCTCCCCTACTCGGAGAAGGGCCTGCGGGCGGGCGAGAAGCTCCTCCGGAAGCTCTGGAACGCTTCCAAACTGGTCGAGAGCCTGACCGACGAGGCCCCCGAGGACTTCGACCACGACGACCTCGCGGCGCTGGACCGCTGGCTGCTGGCCGAACTCGACCGCGAGATCGAGCGGCTGACGGAGCGCTTCGCCGACCGGGAGTTCTCGAAGGCCCGCGACGGCCTGCGGGGCTTCTTCTGGCACACCTTCTGCGACGACTACCTGGAGATCGCGAAACAGCGCGTCCGCGACGGCGGCGATCCCTCTGCGGCCTACACGCTGGAGGTCGCCCACCGGCGGTTCCTCAAGCTCTTCGCGCCCATCCTCGCGCACGCGACCGAGGAGCTGTGGCACGATATGCACGGCGACGGGAGCGTCCATCGGACCGAGTGGCCCGAGCCGCTCGGCGTCGACGCCGACTTCGCGGCCGGCGAGACGGCGATGGCCGTCGTCGGCGCGCTCCGCAAGTACAAGAGCGACGAACAGCTGCCGATGAACGCCGCGCTCGACCGCGTCGAGATCTGGGGCGACGTCTCCGGGTTCGAAGACGACATCTCCGGCGTGATGCACGTCGAGGAGCTGGCGACCTTAGACGAGCGCCCGGCGGTCGAGTCGGTCGTCACCGGCGTCGACCTCGATTACTCGCTCGTCGGCCCGGAGTTCGGCAGCCAGGTGCCGGACATCGAGGCCGCGATCGAGGCGGGCGACTACGAGGTCGTCGACGGCGAACTCCACGCTGCGGGCGCCGAGCTCGGAGCGGAAATGTTCGAGATCGAAGAGGAGCGGCAGTACCTCGGCGAGGGCGAGATGGTCGAAGCCGGCGACGCCATCGTCGTCGTCCACAACGAGGCGTAA
- the pheT gene encoding phenylalanine--tRNA ligase subunit beta — protein sequence MPVVDIDPDELRELTGHDEKDDEELKSDLFGLGLEFEGETEDGLLQFEFGPDRLDRLSVEGVARSLRYHYGDDRGVRVPDTNDPDFTYVVDEDVPDERPYVTGAIVRGVDLDERSLDSLIQLQEKLHATMGRKRAKGAIGIHDLVAIKGEVLREDASGNSITYTGIEPDDDTFVPLDSDRELTPAEVLEEHPTGETYADIVADYDRYPAIYDELGLFSFPPVINGRRTEVSTDSTDLLVELTGTDQWTIDRMCNIICYALSARGATIEEVEIEYGDRTLVRPDFEVETKSVSHDRIETMLGVDFEPREVIDLFERSGLDAVVADDEGANADEGESGDGDAATTYDVSIPPYRVDVLHPLDLVDDVGRAYGFDEIEPRYPDIGTVGGRHERSRLEAATRNTLTGLGFEDLLNFHMTSEEEAYDRMNVEAGTEYLGGGEPVEITEPYSEDYTILRQWALPSLVMVLENNTHRAYPQDLAEVGLVAERDDDVNTRVRERRHVAGVLARHDATYEDAKARLQAICRDFDVDLATPPTDHPSFIDGRVAAVEIDGEAVGVVGELHPRVLVEHDLELPVAAFEFELDALAD from the coding sequence ATGCCCGTCGTCGACATCGACCCCGACGAACTCCGCGAGCTGACCGGTCACGACGAGAAGGACGACGAAGAACTGAAATCGGACCTCTTCGGCCTCGGCCTGGAGTTCGAGGGCGAGACCGAAGACGGGCTCTTGCAGTTCGAGTTCGGGCCCGACAGGCTGGATCGCCTCTCGGTCGAGGGCGTCGCGCGCTCGCTGCGGTACCACTACGGCGACGACCGCGGCGTCCGGGTGCCCGACACCAACGACCCCGACTTCACCTACGTCGTCGACGAGGACGTCCCGGACGAGCGGCCGTACGTCACGGGCGCGATCGTCCGCGGCGTCGACCTCGACGAGCGGAGTCTGGACTCGCTGATCCAGCTCCAGGAGAAGCTCCACGCCACGATGGGCCGCAAGCGCGCGAAGGGCGCGATCGGCATCCACGATCTGGTCGCGATCAAGGGCGAGGTCCTCCGCGAGGACGCGTCGGGCAACTCCATCACCTACACCGGAATCGAGCCCGACGACGACACCTTCGTCCCGCTCGACAGCGACAGGGAGCTGACGCCCGCGGAGGTCTTGGAGGAACATCCGACCGGCGAGACCTACGCCGACATCGTCGCCGACTACGACCGCTACCCCGCGATCTACGACGAGCTCGGGCTGTTCTCGTTCCCGCCGGTCATCAACGGCCGCCGGACCGAGGTCTCGACGGACTCGACGGACTTGCTCGTCGAACTCACCGGCACCGACCAGTGGACGATCGACCGGATGTGCAACATCATCTGCTACGCGCTCTCGGCGCGCGGGGCGACGATCGAGGAGGTCGAAATCGAGTATGGGGATCGTACCCTGGTCCGCCCGGACTTCGAGGTCGAGACCAAGTCGGTGAGCCACGATCGCATCGAGACGATGCTCGGCGTCGACTTCGAGCCCCGAGAGGTGATCGATCTGTTCGAGCGCTCCGGGCTGGACGCCGTCGTCGCGGACGACGAGGGCGCGAACGCGGACGAGGGCGAATCCGGCGATGGCGACGCCGCTACCACCTACGACGTGTCGATCCCGCCGTACCGCGTCGACGTGCTCCACCCGCTCGACCTCGTCGACGACGTCGGCCGCGCGTACGGCTTCGACGAGATCGAACCCCGATACCCCGACATCGGGACGGTCGGTGGGCGCCACGAGCGCTCGCGCCTGGAGGCGGCGACCCGGAACACGCTCACCGGGCTGGGCTTCGAGGACCTCCTGAACTTCCATATGACCTCGGAGGAGGAGGCCTACGACCGGATGAACGTCGAGGCCGGGACCGAGTACCTCGGCGGCGGCGAGCCCGTCGAGATCACCGAGCCCTACAGCGAGGACTACACCATCCTCCGGCAGTGGGCGCTGCCCTCGCTTGTGATGGTCTTGGAGAACAACACCCACCGCGCCTACCCGCAGGACCTCGCGGAGGTCGGGCTCGTGGCCGAGCGCGACGACGACGTGAACACTCGCGTGCGCGAGCGCCGGCACGTCGCGGGCGTGCTCGCGCGCCACGACGCGACCTACGAGGACGCCAAGGCCCGCCTGCAGGCGATCTGCCGGGACTTCGACGTCGACCTCGCGACGCCGCCGACCGACCATCCCTCGTTCATCGACGGCCGCGTGGCCGCGGTCGAGATCGACGGCGAGGCGGTGGGCGTCGTGGGCGAGCTCCACCCCCGCGTCTTGGTCGAACACGACCTCGAACTGCCGGTGGCGGCCTTCGAGTTCGAGCTCGACGCGCTGGCGGACTGA
- a CDS encoding Cdc6/Cdc18 family protein, whose amino-acid sequence MIVRPRVFDDAWPPDKLQHRDGAVEALSRAFDPATAGREAQSAVVHGPRGVGKTALARHVIRRLERHAGVSVVLVGALGATTESILRRVIAAAPGHANPSRSATVQDLRWKLRKQVDRPIVLVLDEAEGLSSTDALDHLLAVDRLSIVGIVRRENRWLGRLSGGVRRRIDVSVGLDRYRVDELVAILRARADRGLAGDPVTDRQLAYVADAVAGIARHGIQSLRAAAALADEREHREIRDADIDDAFARARARIRNLNLRSLPVHHRLVYAVIREAGEITESELDARYADVADAVYRGTGLDPIDTRGRRMALRRLEAYDLIDRDDRTYRVSDESISTGLPLPAKDRE is encoded by the coding sequence ATGATCGTCCGCCCGCGGGTCTTCGACGACGCGTGGCCGCCCGACAAGTTGCAACACCGAGACGGCGCCGTCGAAGCCCTCTCGCGGGCATTCGATCCTGCGACCGCCGGCCGGGAGGCCCAGAGCGCCGTCGTTCACGGGCCCCGGGGCGTCGGGAAGACCGCCCTCGCCCGGCACGTCATCCGTCGCCTGGAGCGGCACGCGGGCGTGTCGGTCGTGCTGGTCGGCGCCCTCGGCGCGACGACCGAGTCGATCCTCCGACGGGTGATCGCGGCCGCTCCGGGACACGCCAATCCGTCCCGGAGTGCGACCGTCCAGGACCTCCGGTGGAAGCTTCGCAAACAGGTCGATCGACCGATCGTTCTCGTCCTCGACGAGGCGGAGGGGCTGTCGTCGACCGACGCGCTGGACCACCTGCTGGCGGTCGACCGACTGTCGATCGTCGGCATCGTCCGACGGGAGAACCGCTGGCTCGGCCGCCTCAGCGGGGGCGTTCGGCGCCGGATCGACGTCTCGGTCGGCCTCGATCGCTACCGCGTCGACGAACTCGTCGCGATCCTCCGCGCCCGCGCCGACAGGGGGCTGGCCGGCGACCCCGTCACCGACCGGCAACTGGCGTACGTCGCCGACGCGGTCGCCGGTATCGCGCGCCACGGCATCCAATCGTTGCGGGCCGCGGCCGCGCTCGCCGACGAACGCGAGCACCGGGAGATCCGGGATGCGGACATCGACGATGCCTTCGCTCGCGCTCGCGCCCGCATCCGGAATCTGAACCTCCGCTCCCTGCCGGTACACCACCGCCTCGTCTACGCGGTGATCCGCGAGGCCGGCGAGATCACAGAGAGCGAACTGGACGCGCGCTACGCCGACGTCGCCGACGCGGTGTATCGCGGGACGGGCCTCGATCCGATCGACACCCGCGGCCGACGGATGGCACTCCGGCGGCTCGAAGCCTACGACCTGATCGACAGGGACGATCGGACCTACCGCGTGAGCGACGAGTCGATTTCGACGGGGCTGCCACTCCCCGCGAAGGACCGGGAGTGA
- a CDS encoding CoA-binding protein has product MGISDLFDPESIAVIGASATPGKLGNDAMANAKEFDGPVYPVNPSGDGEVYGYEFVDSVADTDADLALCCVPAPATPGVIEDCAEAGVGAAVIFAGGFAEAGEEGQERQEQIRQTAEEHDLAVLGPNTAGHIIPHRNIYSSFVPGFDEIERGDVAVVAQSGGIGVTATFQLEREGYGISGMYGLGNRVNTDFADVIPMLDEDPQTKAIGLHIEGTTEIDAFEEVVADASTPIVALKSGNRMHDFVEAHTAAPNQSYERYEEILTDNGGVMADSVTELLDASRVLAKSPTPDGPNVGLVTAQAGPGIMMSDYLAERGATFPDLTAETRERLDDLLLGFTYDENPVDTGRPMPQFGEVIDAVARDDNVDIVSVYEIFEHSLGYPIEELEALAEEVDKPIVFTVAGPYEPLEPDRKRMEDLGIPTFDAPERGAFATSVLVDQGR; this is encoded by the coding sequence ATGGGAATCTCGGACCTGTTCGATCCGGAGAGCATCGCGGTCATCGGCGCGTCGGCGACGCCGGGCAAACTGGGCAACGACGCGATGGCGAACGCGAAGGAGTTCGACGGGCCCGTCTATCCGGTCAATCCGTCGGGCGACGGCGAGGTCTACGGCTACGAGTTCGTCGACTCGGTGGCCGACACCGACGCCGACCTCGCGCTCTGCTGTGTCCCGGCCCCGGCCACGCCGGGCGTCATCGAAGACTGCGCGGAGGCCGGCGTCGGCGCCGCGGTCATCTTCGCCGGCGGATTCGCCGAGGCCGGCGAGGAGGGCCAGGAGCGACAAGAGCAGATCCGACAGACCGCCGAGGAACACGACCTCGCGGTACTGGGCCCGAACACGGCCGGCCACATCATCCCGCACAGGAACATCTACAGTTCGTTCGTCCCCGGCTTCGACGAGATCGAGCGGGGCGACGTCGCCGTCGTCGCACAGAGCGGCGGGATCGGCGTGACGGCGACCTTCCAGTTGGAACGCGAGGGGTACGGCATCTCAGGGATGTACGGGCTGGGCAACCGCGTGAACACGGACTTCGCGGACGTCATCCCGATGCTCGACGAGGACCCACAGACGAAGGCGATCGGCCTCCACATCGAGGGGACCACCGAGATCGACGCGTTCGAGGAGGTCGTCGCCGACGCGAGCACCCCGATCGTCGCTCTCAAGTCGGGCAACCGGATGCACGACTTCGTCGAGGCGCACACGGCCGCGCCGAACCAATCCTACGAGCGCTACGAGGAGATCCTTACCGATAACGGCGGCGTGATGGCCGACTCGGTGACGGAGCTCCTCGATGCGAGCCGCGTCCTCGCGAAGTCGCCCACGCCGGACGGTCCGAACGTCGGGCTCGTCACCGCACAGGCCGGACCCGGGATTATGATGTCGGACTATCTTGCAGAGCGCGGCGCGACCTTCCCCGACCTCACCGCCGAGACCCGCGAGCGCCTCGACGACCTGCTTTTGGGCTTCACCTACGACGAGAACCCCGTGGACACGGGCCGGCCGATGCCCCAGTTCGGCGAGGTCATCGACGCCGTGGCCCGCGACGACAACGTCGACATCGTCTCGGTCTACGAGATCTTCGAGCACTCGCTGGGCTATCCGATCGAGGAGCTCGAAGCGCTCGCCGAGGAGGTCGACAAGCCGATCGTCTTCACCGTCGCCGGCCCCTACGAGCCCCTCGAACCCGATCGGAAGCGGATGGAAGACCTCGGAATTCCGACGTTCGACGCCCCGGAGCGCGGCGCGTTCGCGACGTCGGTACTCGTCGATCAGGGCCGCTGA